A window of the Deltaproteobacteria bacterium HGW-Deltaproteobacteria-18 genome harbors these coding sequences:
- the speB gene encoding agmatinase, giving the protein MHHEFFDLGPRQGRNIHVLPVPYEGTVSYGTGTRLGPEALFRASVQIESYDAELDLDLTDLAHFTPLPAIHPPASGPEGLHQAMREQLETLDATKDFILTLGGEHSVPLPLFEFYHAAHPGLVLLHIDAHADLRASYGDSPYSHACIMARARQLGIPLAQIGIRSLCREQRDYMRAQKPSELMTLFAWDLPTPGEAAERIRTFVGDRPMYISFDVDGMDPSVIPGTGTPEPGGIPYAWMNRFWKELWLDGLGPKLVGMDMCELAPIHGSQASETAAVKIIQRILTAWLGLA; this is encoded by the coding sequence ATGCATCACGAATTTTTTGACCTCGGCCCCCGGCAGGGACGAAACATCCATGTGCTGCCCGTCCCTTACGAAGGCACGGTCAGCTACGGCACGGGCACGCGCCTGGGTCCGGAAGCCCTGTTCCGGGCCAGCGTACAGATAGAATCCTATGACGCGGAACTGGATCTCGACCTGACCGACCTGGCACACTTCACCCCGTTGCCGGCGATCCACCCTCCGGCCAGCGGCCCCGAAGGACTGCATCAGGCCATGCGCGAACAGCTCGAAACACTCGATGCGACCAAGGATTTCATCCTGACGCTGGGCGGTGAGCACTCGGTGCCCCTGCCCCTTTTCGAATTCTACCACGCGGCACATCCAGGCCTGGTCCTGCTGCACATCGACGCCCATGCCGACCTGCGCGCAAGCTACGGGGACAGCCCGTACTCCCACGCCTGCATCATGGCCAGGGCCCGGCAACTGGGCATCCCTCTGGCCCAGATCGGCATCCGCTCCCTGTGCCGGGAACAGCGGGACTACATGCGCGCGCAAAAACCGTCCGAGCTCATGACGCTCTTTGCCTGGGACCTGCCCACGCCCGGCGAGGCGGCGGAACGCATCCGGACCTTTGTCGGAGACAGGCCCATGTACATCTCCTTCGACGTGGACGGCATGGATCCAAGCGTCATCCCCGGCACCGGCACGCCCGAACCCGGCGGCATCCCCTACGCCTGGATGAACCGCTTCTGGAAGGAACTGTGGCTCGACGGCCTGGGGCCGAAACTGGTCGGCATGGACATGTGTGAACTCGCGCCCATCCACGGCTCACAGGCTTCGGAAACGGCCGCCGTCAAGATCATCCAGCGCATCCTGACCGCCTGGCTCGGACTCGCTTAA
- a CDS encoding aminopeptidase codes for MLTDIQLEKYAKVLFWGMQKARVTPFAPGDIVLVRTDLAALPLAEKMQSLILSQGLNPVLRINHPSTLEKNYFGLAEQDQLSFVIPGDRELYEHLAGLVSLLAPDSITHLKDIPPTKIATFSLARKYLRDILDKREANRMFGWTLCLMPTLALAENAGLSPEDYAAQIIRASYLDEADPVSTWEDIFRQAHGVKAWLNGMDVEYYHVQSASTDLKVSPGESRCWIGISGHNIPSFELFISPDCRLTKGTYHADQPSYRSGNLVSGVTLEFSEGMARVIRADQGEDFVRSQLDMDPGACRLGEFSLTDKRFSPINAFMAHTLFDENFGGEHGNCHVAVGASYADTYAGDPAELTDELKKDLGFNDSALHWDLVNTEPKKVTAFLQDGTKTVIYEDGMFTMPDLA; via the coding sequence ATGCTGACTGATATCCAGCTCGAAAAATACGCCAAAGTCCTGTTCTGGGGCATGCAGAAGGCCCGCGTCACCCCCTTTGCCCCGGGAGACATTGTCCTTGTGCGCACGGACCTTGCGGCCCTGCCGCTGGCCGAAAAGATGCAGTCCCTGATCCTCTCGCAAGGGCTCAACCCCGTTCTGCGCATCAATCATCCGAGCACTCTCGAGAAGAATTATTTCGGCCTCGCCGAACAGGACCAGCTCTCCTTTGTCATCCCCGGGGACCGCGAACTCTACGAACACCTGGCCGGACTTGTCTCCCTGCTGGCCCCGGACTCCATCACGCACCTTAAAGACATCCCGCCGACCAAGATCGCCACCTTCTCCCTGGCCCGCAAATATCTGCGCGACATCCTGGACAAGCGCGAGGCCAACCGCATGTTCGGCTGGACGCTCTGTCTCATGCCGACCCTGGCCCTGGCCGAAAACGCCGGACTCAGCCCGGAAGATTACGCCGCCCAGATCATCCGCGCCTCCTACCTGGACGAGGCCGATCCCGTGTCCACCTGGGAGGATATTTTCCGCCAGGCCCACGGCGTCAAGGCCTGGCTCAACGGCATGGACGTGGAGTATTACCATGTGCAGTCAGCCTCCACGGACCTCAAGGTTTCTCCCGGCGAGTCGCGGTGCTGGATTGGCATCTCCGGGCACAACATCCCCAGCTTCGAGCTGTTCATCTCTCCGGATTGCCGCCTGACCAAAGGCACCTACCATGCCGACCAGCCCTCCTACCGCAGCGGCAACCTGGTCAGCGGCGTGACCCTGGAATTTTCCGAGGGCATGGCCCGGGTGATCAGGGCTGACCAGGGCGAAGATTTCGTCCGCTCACAGCTGGACATGGATCCGGGCGCATGCCGGCTTGGGGAATTTTCACTGACCGACAAGCGCTTTTCACCCATCAACGCCTTCATGGCGCACACGCTGTTTGACGAGAATTTTGGCGGAGAGCACGGCAATTGCCATGTCGCGGTGGGTGCATCCTATGCCGACACCTACGCAGGCGACCCGGCGGAGCTGACGGATGAGCTCAAGAAAGACCTGGGCTTCAACGATTCGGCGTTGCACTGGGACCTGGTCAATACCGAACCAAAAAAAGTGACCGCTTTCCTGCAAGACGGCACGAAAACGGTCATTTACGAGGATGGCATGTTCACCATGCCCGACCTGGCCTGA
- a CDS encoding ferrous iron transport protein A, whose translation MPTIVNLREMRVDQHGIIRTIGAQGELGRRIRDMGLVPGTEITVIGRAPLKDPVALRLKGFTLTLRNSEADFITVELPDAELV comes from the coding sequence GTGCCTACCATTGTCAATTTGCGTGAAATGCGAGTGGATCAACACGGCATCATAAGAACCATCGGCGCGCAGGGAGAACTCGGCCGCCGCATCCGCGACATGGGCCTGGTCCCCGGCACGGAGATTACCGTAATCGGCCGCGCTCCCCTGAAAGACCCAGTGGCGCTGCGGCTCAAGGGCTTCACCCTGACCCTGCGCAACAGCGAAGCCGATTTCATCACCGTCGAACTCCCGGATGCCGAACTTGTCTGA
- a CDS encoding metal-dependent transcriptional regulator: protein MDHMSSNLEDYLEVIFSLESLNSEARAKDIADAMGVQRASVTNALQKLSQRGLINYQPYSSVTLTPEGFRTATRIVHRHKVLYDFLHTFLQIRPEVAEDTACKLEHHIDDESLETLTKFARFIMTCPRTGKDWLEAFTRSCNERGTCTNCPECIKSCLERLDDKCPGSSETRSKSS from the coding sequence ATGGATCACATGTCCTCCAATCTGGAAGACTATCTCGAAGTCATATTCTCCCTTGAATCGCTCAATTCCGAGGCCAGGGCCAAGGATATCGCTGATGCCATGGGCGTGCAGAGAGCCTCGGTCACCAATGCACTGCAGAAACTCTCACAGAGAGGGCTGATCAATTACCAGCCCTACAGTTCGGTTACGCTTACTCCCGAAGGCTTCCGCACGGCCACCCGCATCGTGCATCGCCACAAAGTGCTCTACGATTTTCTGCACACGTTCCTGCAGATCCGGCCGGAAGTGGCCGAGGACACCGCTTGCAAGCTCGAACACCACATCGACGACGAGAGCCTTGAGACCCTGACCAAATTCGCACGCTTCATCATGACCTGCCCCCGCACGGGCAAGGACTGGCTAGAGGCGTTCACCCGTTCCTGCAATGAGCGAGGAACGTGCACCAATTGCCCGGAATGCATCAAATCCTGTCTTGAACGACTGGATGACAAATGCCCCGGCAGTTCCGAGACTCGCTCAAAATCATCCTGA
- a CDS encoding adenylate cyclase: protein MNGVSIEHEAKFRLHDCLSMEPRLRELGRLRTPWHFESNTVYDRAGELAASGRLLRLRRALTSTLTFKEPAPGPKTGGVKSRIERESDVADPRAMDSILRGLGYAPRLRYEKFRSVWELPEGHVFLDILPFGHFLEIEARPESIGIIAQQIGLEPGRAMDKSYHSLHQSWRRLQGLPPMQDFVFDEAEHQRLTTCLGCIAWPQGEHNAD, encoded by the coding sequence GTGAATGGCGTGAGCATCGAGCACGAGGCTAAATTCAGGCTCCATGACTGCCTGAGCATGGAACCCCGCCTGCGCGAACTCGGCCGCCTGCGAACGCCCTGGCATTTCGAGTCCAACACGGTCTACGACCGCGCCGGCGAACTGGCCGCCTCCGGGCGCCTGCTGCGCTTGCGCCGCGCCCTGACCTCGACCCTGACCTTCAAGGAACCTGCGCCCGGCCCCAAAACCGGCGGAGTCAAAAGCCGCATCGAGCGGGAGAGCGACGTCGCCGACCCGCGCGCCATGGACTCTATCCTGCGCGGACTTGGCTATGCGCCACGCCTGCGCTACGAAAAATTCCGCTCCGTGTGGGAATTGCCTGAGGGCCATGTATTTCTGGACATCCTGCCCTTCGGCCATTTTCTTGAAATCGAGGCCCGCCCCGAATCCATCGGGATCATTGCGCAGCAAATCGGCCTTGAACCCGGACGCGCCATGGACAAGAGCTATCACAGCCTGCACCAGTCCTGGCGCAGGCTGCAAGGGCTCCCTCCCATGCAGGATTTCGTCTTCGACGAAGCCGAACACCAACGACTGACCACTTGCCTGGGCTGCATCGCCTGGCCTCAAGGAGAACACAATGCTGACTGA
- a CDS encoding flagellar biosynthesis protein FlgE: MGISSSFYIGTTGLMAQQENMSVISDNIANVSTVGFKSSRMIFSTLMSQQMGSQSVSNQVGQGVGVSSIQYDMSLGALEPTNTATDISISGRGFFLVSADGSDEQRYTRAGNFRFDSEGYLRDPQGNILQGYRMPAESILDTAPVIPPAAGAAITDIRLDMQEGGSPVSEPEATTEMRMMINLDSSSQERSASATSPFTALFDSWDATQLEPLDAGAYSYESSMKVFDSDGKAHVVRAFFDPVEEGTSVSSGNRMWEFLVTVPPAEDASGLATKKGVLMTGTLTFTASGELLNMSAFEGSSDDKSSWVPVGVSEDGYPVLNASLIGAEPISSAFDLGLRSDSGWNLPAGVATLADLGTNASDLPSLLNADRQILSITNFNSGSSTLYQSQNGYERGFLQSVSVDTEGVLVGYFSNGQNQSLYKIPMADFINPQGLFREGGNLFSATKDSGAVSLGWAGEGRLGSVITSSLENSNVDLATEFVNMIVTQRGFDANSKVISTGDQVVQTAIQMKR, encoded by the coding sequence ATGGGTATCTCCTCTTCCTTTTATATCGGCACCACGGGGCTCATGGCCCAACAGGAAAACATGTCGGTCATTTCCGACAACATAGCCAACGTGAGCACCGTTGGCTTCAAATCCTCGCGCATGATATTCAGCACCCTGATGAGCCAGCAGATGGGCTCCCAGAGCGTCAGCAACCAGGTCGGACAAGGCGTCGGCGTCAGCTCCATCCAGTACGACATGTCGCTGGGAGCGCTCGAACCGACCAATACGGCCACGGACATCTCCATCAGCGGCAGAGGATTTTTCTTAGTCTCGGCTGATGGAAGCGACGAACAACGGTACACCAGAGCAGGCAATTTCCGCTTCGATTCGGAAGGCTACCTGCGCGACCCGCAGGGGAACATCCTGCAGGGCTACCGGATGCCGGCAGAATCGATCCTGGACACCGCCCCCGTCATCCCGCCCGCCGCAGGCGCCGCCATCACGGACATCCGCCTCGACATGCAGGAAGGCGGATCTCCCGTCTCGGAACCCGAGGCGACCACGGAAATGCGCATGATGATCAACCTGGACTCCAGCTCGCAGGAGCGGAGCGCCAGCGCCACCAGCCCCTTCACGGCTCTTTTCGACAGCTGGGACGCCACGCAGCTCGAGCCTCTGGACGCGGGGGCATATTCGTATGAATCATCCATGAAGGTCTTCGATTCCGACGGCAAGGCGCATGTGGTCAGAGCCTTCTTCGATCCTGTCGAGGAAGGCACGAGCGTCTCCAGCGGCAACCGCATGTGGGAATTTCTGGTCACCGTCCCGCCTGCGGAAGACGCTTCCGGCCTGGCCACCAAGAAAGGCGTGCTCATGACAGGAACCCTGACCTTCACGGCGTCGGGCGAACTGCTGAACATGAGCGCCTTTGAAGGTTCCTCCGACGACAAGAGCAGCTGGGTCCCGGTCGGCGTGTCCGAAGATGGCTACCCTGTTCTGAACGCCAGCCTGATCGGAGCGGAGCCCATATCGAGCGCGTTCGACCTGGGGCTGCGCTCGGATTCCGGCTGGAATCTGCCGGCAGGGGTGGCTACCCTGGCCGATCTGGGCACGAATGCCTCGGACCTGCCGTCCCTGCTGAACGCGGACAGGCAAATTCTCTCCATCACCAATTTCAACTCCGGCTCAAGCACCCTCTATCAATCCCAGAACGGATACGAGCGGGGATTTCTGCAATCGGTCAGCGTGGATACCGAAGGGGTGCTTGTCGGATATTTTTCCAATGGCCAGAACCAGTCGCTCTACAAGATCCCCATGGCCGATTTCATCAATCCGCAGGGGCTCTTTCGCGAAGGCGGCAACCTGTTTTCCGCCACCAAGGATTCCGGAGCCGTCTCTCTTGGCTGGGCCGGGGAAGGCAGGCTCGGGAGTGTCATCACCAGCAGCCTGGAAAATTCCAACGTCGATCTGGCCACCGAATTCGTGAACATGATCGTCACCCAGAGAGGCTTCGACGCCAACAGCAAGGTCATCAGCACGGGTGACCAGGTCGTGCAGACGGCCATCCAGATGAAGAGATAG
- a CDS encoding undecaprenyl-diphosphatase (BacA; phosphatase activity in Escherichia coli not kinase; involved in bacitracin resistance as bacitracin supposedly sequesters undecaprenyl disphosphate which reduces the pool of lipid carrier available to the cell) — MTSYLNAIILGIVEGLTEFLPVSSTGHLIIAGHLLDFTGAKAETFSIVIQLGAILAVVALYWPTFWGLVRPTERPFSGIRGLILLFLTSLPAALLGLFAHSAIKEHLFSPITVAFALAFGALAILVVERMPAKNRIKGLDEITPALALGIGCFQCLSLWPGFSRSAATIMGGMILGTERRTAAEYSFVAAVPIMFAATGYDMLKSWRLFSPDDFLILGVGFAVSFVSAWLAVKGFIALLGRLTLRPFAWYRLALAPIVLWVFW, encoded by the coding sequence ATGACATCATACCTGAACGCAATCATCCTGGGCATCGTCGAAGGCCTGACCGAATTTCTGCCCGTCTCCTCCACCGGCCATCTGATCATCGCAGGCCACCTGCTCGATTTCACCGGAGCCAAGGCCGAGACCTTCAGCATCGTCATCCAGCTTGGCGCGATACTGGCGGTAGTCGCCCTTTACTGGCCTACCTTCTGGGGCCTTGTGAGGCCCACCGAGCGTCCTTTCAGCGGCATACGCGGCCTTATCCTGCTTTTTCTGACCTCGCTGCCGGCGGCCCTGCTCGGGCTTTTTGCCCATTCGGCCATCAAGGAGCATCTTTTTTCCCCCATCACCGTGGCCTTTGCCCTGGCTTTCGGTGCCCTGGCCATTCTCGTGGTCGAAAGAATGCCCGCCAAGAACCGGATCAAAGGACTCGACGAGATCACGCCGGCCCTGGCCCTGGGCATCGGCTGCTTTCAGTGCCTGTCCCTGTGGCCCGGTTTTTCGCGCTCGGCCGCGACGATCATGGGCGGCATGATCCTGGGCACCGAACGCCGCACCGCCGCCGAGTACTCCTTTGTCGCCGCCGTGCCCATCATGTTCGCGGCCACGGGGTACGACATGCTCAAAAGCTGGCGTCTCTTCAGCCCCGATGACTTCCTGATTCTTGGCGTCGGTTTTGCGGTGTCCTTCGTTTCGGCCTGGCTTGCGGTCAAGGGCTTCATCGCCCTGCTTGGCCGCCTGACCCTGCGCCCCTTCGCGTGGTATCGGCTGGCCCTGGCCCCCATCGTGCTCTGGGTCTTCTGGTGA
- a CDS encoding protease HtpX produces MNFFKTTFLLTLLTLLLVAMGGAIGGKSGMIIAFLIAGGMNFFAYWNSDKIVLKMYKAREVTRADSPDFYGIVENLARKAGMPMPKVYVIPSDSPNAFATGRNPENAAVAATTGIMRILSREELEGVMAHELTHVMNRDTLISTIAATIAGAISMLGSMLQWAAIFGMGRSDDEEGGGSVLGSLAMAIIAPIAAMLIQMAVSRSREFMADEGGAKMCGKPKALASALMKLQQAATRAPMQEATQATSHMFIVNPLTSSKMASLFSTHPSTEDRVNRLMAM; encoded by the coding sequence ATGAACTTTTTCAAGACCACGTTTCTCTTGACCCTGCTGACGTTGCTGCTTGTCGCCATGGGTGGTGCCATCGGCGGCAAGTCCGGGATGATCATCGCCTTTCTCATAGCCGGAGGCATGAACTTCTTTGCCTACTGGAACTCGGACAAGATCGTCCTCAAGATGTACAAGGCCCGCGAAGTGACCCGCGCCGACAGTCCGGATTTCTATGGCATCGTGGAAAATCTGGCGCGCAAGGCGGGCATGCCCATGCCCAAGGTCTACGTCATCCCTTCGGACAGCCCCAACGCCTTCGCCACCGGGCGCAACCCGGAAAATGCCGCCGTGGCCGCCACCACCGGCATCATGCGCATCCTCTCCCGCGAGGAGCTTGAAGGGGTCATGGCCCACGAACTGACTCACGTCATGAACCGCGACACTCTCATCTCGACCATCGCCGCGACCATCGCCGGAGCCATCTCCATGCTCGGCAGCATGCTCCAGTGGGCGGCCATCTTCGGCATGGGACGCAGCGACGACGAGGAAGGCGGTGGCAGCGTGCTCGGCAGTCTGGCCATGGCCATCATCGCCCCCATCGCGGCCATGCTCATCCAGATGGCCGTGTCCCGCTCGCGCGAATTCATGGCCGATGAGGGCGGCGCGAAAATGTGCGGCAAGCCCAAGGCCCTGGCCAGTGCGCTCATGAAGCTGCAGCAGGCCGCAACGAGGGCGCCCATGCAGGAAGCCACCCAGGCCACCTCGCACATGTTCATCGTCAATCCGCTCACATCGTCCAAGATGGCCAGCCTCTTTTCCACCCACCCCTCCACCGAGGACAGGGTGAACCGCCTCATGGCCATGTAA
- a CDS encoding long-chain fatty acid--CoA ligase (activates fatty acids by binding to coenzyme A) codes for MIEEGINRVWLKHYDQEVSPTLDYETVPLFEILERAAVSYPDRPAIVFNNWTVSYRKLKRLVDLAAANLKKAGVKPGERVAIMLPNCPQTVISYWACLKLGAVVVMTNPLYMEKELLHHFNDSEAKTLITLNLLWKRVDALRSRLHLRRIFVTSIADCLNFPLNTLYTFKSRREYKLEAIPYDNSHVLPWKDLLKRTTIEAPHPVDPVKDLAALQYTGGTTGVSKGVMLTHANLGYNAQQARAILHTIKDSGEVMLGLLPFFHIYGMTVCVNFGTLIGATLVPMAKFVPLDVLKTIHKKRPTIFPCAPSIFIALLQQKNLHKYDLSSVRYCISGSAPMPVPVMEKFNSLSNGANIIEGFGLTEASPITHLNPLRGNSKNGSIGLPFPDTDAAIVDMEVGSLPLPVGKIGELVIRGPQVMQGYWKRPDETASVLRNGWLYTGDIAYMDEDGYFFIVDRKKDLIITGGYNVYPREIDEVLHEHPAIKEAVSVGITHKTRGEIIKAYIVLHEGESLTKADVIAFCKEKLANFKVPKQVEFREDLPKSIVGKVLRRVIREEEDRKAHDQCDCNGNSDDVEANGDDKDQ; via the coding sequence ATGATTGAAGAGGGGATAAACAGAGTCTGGCTCAAGCACTATGATCAGGAAGTCAGTCCGACCCTGGACTACGAAACCGTTCCGCTCTTTGAAATCCTGGAGCGTGCGGCCGTCAGCTATCCTGACCGCCCGGCCATTGTCTTCAACAACTGGACCGTGAGCTACAGAAAGCTCAAGCGTCTCGTCGATCTTGCCGCCGCCAACCTGAAGAAGGCCGGAGTCAAGCCCGGTGAACGGGTTGCCATCATGCTGCCCAACTGCCCGCAGACGGTCATCAGCTACTGGGCCTGCCTCAAGCTCGGCGCCGTGGTGGTCATGACCAACCCGCTGTACATGGAAAAGGAGCTGCTTCATCATTTCAACGATTCCGAGGCCAAAACCCTCATCACGCTGAACCTGCTCTGGAAACGCGTGGACGCCCTGCGCTCGAGGCTGCACCTGCGGCGCATCTTCGTGACCTCCATCGCCGACTGCCTGAATTTTCCGCTGAACACGCTCTACACGTTCAAATCAAGACGCGAATACAAGCTCGAAGCCATCCCGTACGACAATTCGCACGTGCTGCCCTGGAAAGACCTCCTGAAGCGGACGACCATCGAAGCGCCGCATCCCGTCGATCCCGTGAAGGATCTGGCCGCACTACAATACACCGGCGGCACCACGGGCGTATCCAAGGGCGTGATGCTGACCCACGCGAACCTTGGCTACAACGCCCAGCAGGCCAGGGCCATCCTGCACACCATCAAGGACTCCGGCGAGGTCATGCTCGGGCTTCTGCCCTTTTTCCATATTTACGGAATGACTGTCTGCGTCAATTTCGGCACCCTCATCGGCGCGACGCTGGTGCCCATGGCCAAGTTCGTGCCTCTGGACGTGCTCAAAACCATCCACAAAAAAAGGCCGACCATCTTCCCCTGCGCGCCTTCGATCTTCATTGCCCTGCTGCAGCAGAAGAACCTGCACAAATACGATCTTTCCTCCGTGCGCTACTGCATCTCCGGCTCCGCGCCCATGCCCGTGCCGGTCATGGAAAAATTCAACAGCCTGAGCAACGGAGCCAACATAATCGAGGGCTTCGGCCTGACCGAAGCCTCGCCCATCACGCATCTGAACCCCCTGCGCGGCAACAGCAAGAACGGCTCCATCGGCCTGCCCTTTCCCGACACCGACGCGGCCATCGTGGACATGGAGGTGGGCTCCCTGCCCCTGCCCGTGGGCAAGATCGGCGAGCTTGTGATACGCGGCCCGCAGGTCATGCAGGGCTACTGGAAGCGTCCCGACGAAACGGCCAGCGTGCTGCGCAACGGATGGCTCTACACCGGCGACATCGCCTACATGGACGAGGACGGCTATTTCTTCATCGTCGACCGCAAGAAGGATCTGATCATCACCGGCGGCTACAACGTCTACCCGCGCGAGATCGACGAGGTCCTGCACGAGCACCCGGCCATCAAGGAGGCGGTCAGCGTAGGCATCACGCACAAGACCCGCGGCGAGATCATCAAGGCCTACATCGTGCTGCACGAGGGAGAGAGCCTGACCAAAGCCGATGTCATCGCCTTCTGCAAAGAGAAGCTGGCCAACTTCAAGGTGCCAAAACAGGTCGAATTCCGGGAAGATCTGCCCAAGAGCATTGTCGGCAAGGTTCTGCGCCGGGTCATCCGCGAAGAGGAGGACCGCAAGGCCCACGACCAGTGCGACTGCAACGGAAACAGCGACGACGTAGAGGCAAACGGGGACGACAAGGATCAGTGA
- a CDS encoding diaminopimelate epimerase, translated as MRVLRFYKAVPGGNPTILILDPVEPGERASVSRVLMDAGHLQAEQVGFLDLAAYPVRLDMMGGEFCGNACRAAAAVMAREGVGLDRVGDELCGELMVSGVERPVALRVDPTGNECWVEMPLPETFADDGKGGILELEPGIGLVRLPGIMHLCLDEELHPFAENFEQASAALRARFGLDAEAVGCIWYRTCPVCAIKPVVWVRSTSSTHYETGCGSGSLALALWLGRGQNLPTELRVRQPSGSEIGVRIGVDGPGAWIFGPVTLVARGEAFL; from the coding sequence GTGCGCGTACTGCGATTCTACAAGGCCGTCCCGGGCGGCAACCCGACCATCCTGATTCTCGACCCAGTAGAGCCCGGGGAGCGGGCCTCTGTGTCCAGGGTTCTCATGGATGCCGGTCATTTGCAGGCCGAACAGGTCGGCTTTCTGGATCTTGCGGCTTATCCCGTGCGTCTCGACATGATGGGCGGCGAGTTTTGCGGCAACGCCTGCCGGGCGGCCGCGGCGGTCATGGCCCGGGAAGGGGTGGGGCTGGACCGGGTCGGTGATGAATTGTGCGGCGAACTGATGGTGTCGGGCGTTGAGCGCCCGGTGGCGCTGCGGGTCGATCCGACCGGGAACGAATGCTGGGTCGAGATGCCGCTGCCGGAAACTTTTGCCGATGACGGGAAGGGCGGGATTTTGGAGCTGGAACCGGGCATCGGGCTGGTGCGTCTGCCGGGCATCATGCATCTGTGTCTTGACGAAGAGCTTCATCCGTTTGCCGAAAATTTCGAGCAAGCATCCGCGGCCCTGCGGGCGCGGTTTGGCCTGGATGCGGAAGCCGTGGGGTGCATCTGGTACCGGACCTGTCCCGTGTGCGCCATCAAGCCCGTGGTCTGGGTGCGCTCCACCTCGTCCACGCATTACGAGACCGGCTGCGGTTCCGGCAGCCTGGCCCTGGCACTGTGGTTGGGGCGTGGGCAAAATTTGCCCACGGAGCTGCGTGTCAGGCAGCCAAGCGGCAGCGAGATAGGCGTGCGCATCGGCGTCGACGGCCCTGGCGCCTGGATTTTCGGTCCCGTGACCCTGGTCGCCAGGGGCGAGGCCTTCCTCTAG